Proteins found in one Paralichthys olivaceus isolate ysfri-2021 chromosome 19, ASM2471397v2, whole genome shotgun sequence genomic segment:
- the lpin1b gene encoding phosphatidate phosphatase LPIN1 isoform X2 yields the protein MNYVGQLAGQVFVQVKELYRGLNPATLSGCIDVIVVRQPDGSLQCSPFHVRFGKMGVLRSLEKVVDMEINGEPVDLHMKLGDNGEAFFVQETENDQEVVPSYLATSPIMSDGAALMNSSLMGKSSGPPVLTLGSAGNNGEPVGGMMKKRRKRRRKARADNVRREESGDYSGDEDMFTIDISSDECAEMESNRSSSRDVLRDETNVGSTSGSYKQAGIYTHSDGEWSPIHSPGNSRPTSTKSDSELMTKPSDADNQNPAMHWAWGELPQAAMPSFLPVRSDPPPVCPVSIPVSDSTHFRVITRDTSSERCGPPSEIPRLQLLMPDDTVATEQTVVTVGMDLESTRMESQTVTSETQVSTVESVAARMMADLEDALPRPLGKSDSPSKRKVVDKRSRHLGSDGIYLDDITELEPEVAALYFPKSDGGATVRSISDPGLHSASLSPQSISSGGDSGLDSYCDHMSDLPSIAVSLCGGLTDNREITKEQFHEKIISYQQFAENPSLIDDPNLVVKIGSKYYNWSSAAPLMLAMQAFQKPLPKAAVENIMKEKMPKRGGRWWFSWRGRNSSNKSDSMSECGACGSAEQAGEMSSRHKEESSSSDEDLRAANQTSTSVQSEPGLASGGVSYKKALRLTSEQLMSLQLQDGPNNVVFSVTTQYQGTSRCQGTIYLWNWDDKIIISDIDGTITRSDTLGHILPTLGKDWTHQGIAHLYHKVSENGYKFLYCSARAIGMADMTRGYLHWVNERGTMLPVGPVLLSPSSLFSALHREVIEKKPEKFKIQCLNDIKNLFYPNTQPFYAAFGNRPTDVYSYKEVGVPLNRIFTVNPKGELVQEHAKTNISSYARLGEVVDHVFPLKMRTSSSDFPCSDTYSHFTYWRNQLPRVDPQGTTPPQGPGPHS from the exons ATGAACTACGTGGGACAGTTGGCGGGCCAGGTGTTCGTCCAGGTCAAAGAACTGTACCGAGGCCTCAACCCCGCCACCCTTTCTGGCTGCATTGACGTCATTGTCGTGAGACAGCCCGATGGCTCGCTGCAGTGCTCGCCCTTCCATGTGCGCTTCGGCAAGATGGGCGTCCTCCGGTCCCTAGAGAAAGTG GTTGACATGGAGATCAATGGGGAACCAGTGGATCTGCACATGAAGCTCGGGGACAATGGAGAGGCATTCTTTGTGCAAGAAACAGAAAACGATCAG GAAGTGGTTCCCTCCTACCTGGCCACCTCTCCGATCATGTCAGACGGGGCCGCTCTCATGAACTCCTCTCTGATGGGGAAGAGCTCTGGGCCGCCCGTGCTGACGCTGGGCTCCGCAGGGAACAACGGGGAGCCCGTTGGTgggatgatgaagaagaggaggaagaggaggaggaaagccAGGGCGGACAacgtgaggagggaggagagcggAGACTACTCCGGAGACGAGGACATGTTCACCATAGACATCAGCTCTGACGAATGCGCGGAGATGGAGAGCAACAG gTCTTCTTCCCGAGATGTTTTAAGAGACGAGACAAACGTCGGTTCAACCAGCGGCTCCTACAAACAGGCTGGAATCTACACCCACTCAGATGGAGAGTGGAGTCCCATCCATAG CCCTGGAAACTCTCGTCCCACGTCCACTAAGAGTGACTCTGAATTGATGACCAAGCCGTCAGACGCGGACAACCAGAATCCAGCCATGCACTGGGCGTGGGGAGAGCTGCCACAGGCTGCCATG CCGTCCTTCCTCCCAGTGAGGTCCGACCCTCCACCAGTGTGTCCCGTATCCATCCCCGTGTCTGACAGCACCCATTTCCGCGTGATTACTCGCGACACGTCTTCAGAACGATGCGGACCCCCGTCTGAAATACCAAGGCTTCAGCTGCTGATGCCGGACGACACAGTCGCCACAGAACAAACGGTTGTCACGGTTGGGATGGATTTAGAATCCACGAGGATGGAGTCTCAGACCGTCACCTCAGAGACCCAGGTGTCGACGGTGGAAAGTGTTGCTGCTCGTATGATGGCTGACCTGGAGGACGCGTTGCCGCGGCCGCTTGGCAAGTCTGACTCTCCATCCAAGAGAAAAG TTGTAGACAAGAGGAGCCGCCATCTTGGTTCAGATGGGATTTAcctggatgacatcacagagcTCGAGCCTGAAGTGGCAGCACTTTACTTCCCTAAGAG TGACGGCGGTGCAACCGTGAGGAGCATCTCAGACCCGGGCCTCCACAGCGCCAGTCTGTCCCCGCAGTCGATCAGCTCCGGAGGAGACAGCGGCTTAGACAGCTACTGCGACCACATGTCTGACCTGCCGTCTAtcgctgtctctctgtgtggaggcCTCACTGACAACAGGGAGATCACAAAAG agcAGTTCCACGAGAAAATCATCTCCTACCAGCAGTTCGCAGAGAACCCCTCCCTCATCGACGACCCCAACTTGGTTGTAAAAATCGGCTCCAA GTACTATAACTGGAGCTCTGCGGCTCCACTTATGCTGGCGATGCAGGCCTTTCAAAAGCCTCTGCCAAAG GCTGCAgtggaaaacatcatgaagGAGAAGATGCccaagagaggagggaggtggtggtTCTCCTGGAGAGGCaggaacagcagcaacaaatcg GATTCGATGTCGGAGTGTGGGGCGTGTGGCTCTGCTGAGCAGGCTGGGGAAATGTCAAGCAG ACACAAAGAAGAATCCTCCTCCAGTGATGAAGACCTCAGAGCAGCCAACCAGACCTCTACCAGCGTCCAATCTGAGCCGGGGCTGGCATCAGGGGGCGTGTCTTATAAGAAAGCGCTACGACTCACATCAGAGCAGCTG atgtctcTCCAGCTGCAGGATGGTCCGAACAATGTAGTGTTCAGTGTGACCACTCAGTACCAGGGAACCTCTCGCTGTCAGGGAACCATCTACCTCTGGAACTGGGACGACAAGATAATTATCTCCGACATAGATGGAACCATCACCAG GTCAGACACATTAGGTCACATCCTGCCCACGCTGGGGAAAGACTGGACCCACCAGGGCATCGCACACCTCTACCACAAAGTCAGCGA AAATGGCTACAAGTTCCTGTACTGCTCAGCACGAGCCATCGGCATGGCTGACATGACCAGAGGTTACCTTCACTGGGTCAATGAGAGAGGCACCATGCTTCCCGTCGGCCCCGTTCTTCTGAGCCCCAGCAGCCTGTTCTCCGCTCTGCACAG GGAGGTGATTGAGAAGAAACCAGAGAAGTTCAAGATTCAGTGTCTCAATGATATCAAGAACCTCTTCTACCCCAACACACAGCCTTTCTATGCAGCTTTTGGCAACAGACCaacg GATGTATACTCCTACAAAGAAGTAGGAGTACCACTCAAcaggatttttacagttaatcCCAAAGGCGAGCTGGTGCAGGAGCACGCCAAGACCAACATCTCCTC CTACGCACGTCTCGGTGAGGTGGTGGACCACGTGTTCCCCCTGAAGATGCGCACCTCCTCCTCGGACTTCCCCTGCTCGGACACCTACAGCCACTTCACGTACTGGAGGAATCAGCTCCCCCGGGTGGATCCTCAGGGTACGACACCCCCACAGGGTCCCGGCCCCCACAGCTGA
- the lpin1b gene encoding phosphatidate phosphatase LPIN1 isoform X1, which translates to MTSAEDDEDFDETVEQYATDNTWSWTRQTMNYVGQLAGQVFVQVKELYRGLNPATLSGCIDVIVVRQPDGSLQCSPFHVRFGKMGVLRSLEKVVDMEINGEPVDLHMKLGDNGEAFFVQETENDQEVVPSYLATSPIMSDGAALMNSSLMGKSSGPPVLTLGSAGNNGEPVGGMMKKRRKRRRKARADNVRREESGDYSGDEDMFTIDISSDECAEMESNRSSSRDVLRDETNVGSTSGSYKQAGIYTHSDGEWSPIHSPGNSRPTSTKSDSELMTKPSDADNQNPAMHWAWGELPQAAMPSFLPVRSDPPPVCPVSIPVSDSTHFRVITRDTSSERCGPPSEIPRLQLLMPDDTVATEQTVVTVGMDLESTRMESQTVTSETQVSTVESVAARMMADLEDALPRPLGKSDSPSKRKVVDKRSRHLGSDGIYLDDITELEPEVAALYFPKSDGGATVRSISDPGLHSASLSPQSISSGGDSGLDSYCDHMSDLPSIAVSLCGGLTDNREITKEQFHEKIISYQQFAENPSLIDDPNLVVKIGSKYYNWSSAAPLMLAMQAFQKPLPKAAVENIMKEKMPKRGGRWWFSWRGRNSSNKSDSMSECGACGSAEQAGEMSSRHKEESSSSDEDLRAANQTSTSVQSEPGLASGGVSYKKALRLTSEQLMSLQLQDGPNNVVFSVTTQYQGTSRCQGTIYLWNWDDKIIISDIDGTITRSDTLGHILPTLGKDWTHQGIAHLYHKVSENGYKFLYCSARAIGMADMTRGYLHWVNERGTMLPVGPVLLSPSSLFSALHREVIEKKPEKFKIQCLNDIKNLFYPNTQPFYAAFGNRPTDVYSYKEVGVPLNRIFTVNPKGELVQEHAKTNISSYARLGEVVDHVFPLKMRTSSSDFPCSDTYSHFTYWRNQLPRVDPQGTTPPQGPGPHS; encoded by the exons CAGACCATGAACTACGTGGGACAGTTGGCGGGCCAGGTGTTCGTCCAGGTCAAAGAACTGTACCGAGGCCTCAACCCCGCCACCCTTTCTGGCTGCATTGACGTCATTGTCGTGAGACAGCCCGATGGCTCGCTGCAGTGCTCGCCCTTCCATGTGCGCTTCGGCAAGATGGGCGTCCTCCGGTCCCTAGAGAAAGTG GTTGACATGGAGATCAATGGGGAACCAGTGGATCTGCACATGAAGCTCGGGGACAATGGAGAGGCATTCTTTGTGCAAGAAACAGAAAACGATCAG GAAGTGGTTCCCTCCTACCTGGCCACCTCTCCGATCATGTCAGACGGGGCCGCTCTCATGAACTCCTCTCTGATGGGGAAGAGCTCTGGGCCGCCCGTGCTGACGCTGGGCTCCGCAGGGAACAACGGGGAGCCCGTTGGTgggatgatgaagaagaggaggaagaggaggaggaaagccAGGGCGGACAacgtgaggagggaggagagcggAGACTACTCCGGAGACGAGGACATGTTCACCATAGACATCAGCTCTGACGAATGCGCGGAGATGGAGAGCAACAG gTCTTCTTCCCGAGATGTTTTAAGAGACGAGACAAACGTCGGTTCAACCAGCGGCTCCTACAAACAGGCTGGAATCTACACCCACTCAGATGGAGAGTGGAGTCCCATCCATAG CCCTGGAAACTCTCGTCCCACGTCCACTAAGAGTGACTCTGAATTGATGACCAAGCCGTCAGACGCGGACAACCAGAATCCAGCCATGCACTGGGCGTGGGGAGAGCTGCCACAGGCTGCCATG CCGTCCTTCCTCCCAGTGAGGTCCGACCCTCCACCAGTGTGTCCCGTATCCATCCCCGTGTCTGACAGCACCCATTTCCGCGTGATTACTCGCGACACGTCTTCAGAACGATGCGGACCCCCGTCTGAAATACCAAGGCTTCAGCTGCTGATGCCGGACGACACAGTCGCCACAGAACAAACGGTTGTCACGGTTGGGATGGATTTAGAATCCACGAGGATGGAGTCTCAGACCGTCACCTCAGAGACCCAGGTGTCGACGGTGGAAAGTGTTGCTGCTCGTATGATGGCTGACCTGGAGGACGCGTTGCCGCGGCCGCTTGGCAAGTCTGACTCTCCATCCAAGAGAAAAG TTGTAGACAAGAGGAGCCGCCATCTTGGTTCAGATGGGATTTAcctggatgacatcacagagcTCGAGCCTGAAGTGGCAGCACTTTACTTCCCTAAGAG TGACGGCGGTGCAACCGTGAGGAGCATCTCAGACCCGGGCCTCCACAGCGCCAGTCTGTCCCCGCAGTCGATCAGCTCCGGAGGAGACAGCGGCTTAGACAGCTACTGCGACCACATGTCTGACCTGCCGTCTAtcgctgtctctctgtgtggaggcCTCACTGACAACAGGGAGATCACAAAAG agcAGTTCCACGAGAAAATCATCTCCTACCAGCAGTTCGCAGAGAACCCCTCCCTCATCGACGACCCCAACTTGGTTGTAAAAATCGGCTCCAA GTACTATAACTGGAGCTCTGCGGCTCCACTTATGCTGGCGATGCAGGCCTTTCAAAAGCCTCTGCCAAAG GCTGCAgtggaaaacatcatgaagGAGAAGATGCccaagagaggagggaggtggtggtTCTCCTGGAGAGGCaggaacagcagcaacaaatcg GATTCGATGTCGGAGTGTGGGGCGTGTGGCTCTGCTGAGCAGGCTGGGGAAATGTCAAGCAG ACACAAAGAAGAATCCTCCTCCAGTGATGAAGACCTCAGAGCAGCCAACCAGACCTCTACCAGCGTCCAATCTGAGCCGGGGCTGGCATCAGGGGGCGTGTCTTATAAGAAAGCGCTACGACTCACATCAGAGCAGCTG atgtctcTCCAGCTGCAGGATGGTCCGAACAATGTAGTGTTCAGTGTGACCACTCAGTACCAGGGAACCTCTCGCTGTCAGGGAACCATCTACCTCTGGAACTGGGACGACAAGATAATTATCTCCGACATAGATGGAACCATCACCAG GTCAGACACATTAGGTCACATCCTGCCCACGCTGGGGAAAGACTGGACCCACCAGGGCATCGCACACCTCTACCACAAAGTCAGCGA AAATGGCTACAAGTTCCTGTACTGCTCAGCACGAGCCATCGGCATGGCTGACATGACCAGAGGTTACCTTCACTGGGTCAATGAGAGAGGCACCATGCTTCCCGTCGGCCCCGTTCTTCTGAGCCCCAGCAGCCTGTTCTCCGCTCTGCACAG GGAGGTGATTGAGAAGAAACCAGAGAAGTTCAAGATTCAGTGTCTCAATGATATCAAGAACCTCTTCTACCCCAACACACAGCCTTTCTATGCAGCTTTTGGCAACAGACCaacg GATGTATACTCCTACAAAGAAGTAGGAGTACCACTCAAcaggatttttacagttaatcCCAAAGGCGAGCTGGTGCAGGAGCACGCCAAGACCAACATCTCCTC CTACGCACGTCTCGGTGAGGTGGTGGACCACGTGTTCCCCCTGAAGATGCGCACCTCCTCCTCGGACTTCCCCTGCTCGGACACCTACAGCCACTTCACGTACTGGAGGAATCAGCTCCCCCGGGTGGATCCTCAGGGTACGACACCCCCACAGGGTCCCGGCCCCCACAGCTGA